The genomic segment aactgtgtttctagatcacgctcatttcaggtaaatttacatgcagtgtgaagatacgagcataataaagatcgctagcattagcatgctaacacaacaatgcagcgcgagttgttttggtttcatgctggtgctcaagggcgacatctgctggatcaaaaaatcacatataaagcctttaaacatcttttagattctgtggtaactttaaaacacaaagtgtccgtGCTGCTTGAATCCAGTGTTTGTGTACgttcttcctgcagctgcttcacaataaaaatgaagcttCATCAGATTTGAGGAGCAGCTTCTGCTGGATATGAACCTCCAGTTCCTCTTAGAGCTGCTGTGACCTGTTTCTCATCTCTCCACCAGGTGAGACCTGGGTGGGCGTTTACACCCTGAAGGACTGCTACCCCGTGCAGGAGACCTACGCCAGGAACAGCAGCGTCACCACCTCCACCCGCTTCTTCAACCTGCAGCTGGGCATCAGCGACCCCGACGTCTTCACCCCGCccagcacctgtcaatcagctcGGCCTGAGAGGATGTCGGAGTCCGGCTGCTGAATGCCCTCACCTTTAATCTTAGATACTTAAACGGGATAATCTCGCTGAATTCTTCTGTTACATAaatgtctgtgaggtcacaatCGTTTGTCTGATGAGTTAACACAAGAAGAGTTTTTATTCAGCAAAGATCTAATTAATGACTTCTGACGATGAAACTGTTTAAATGCTCctgtgactgtttgttttcctgagttTGGAAGTTGTTTTTCCAGCTTTGGTGTGAATGCAGGAGTAAACCAGTTCTTTCAGTAAGCGCCGgctgtcacagaaacagcctatgAGTCACTTAGTtactgctggctgctgttttctattCTTGATTCTAATAACATTTAATTCACTAACTACTTACGACTcgcttttgctgtttgtgtgagaagcttCAAATCAATGTGAGTATGAGAAGAATGCCAATCTGTCCGTGGTCAGCCCCGCCCTGCATGCTCTGAGCGTGACAGAGTGTGGAGGCGGGGAGCAGGCTTCAGTGTTGCATACATACAAGCAGAATATttgaagacaagaggaagaattgCATTTATCTGCACAGAGAGGGCTCATCGTCATCACAagctgcttcagaaaacaccGGTGGCAGCAAAGTGACGCCTGCACAGCAAGCATTACAAATacgtttcccagcatgcaacacagacatttatgagTTCAATGAATGACTTTCATGAAGCCTGCATTGCACTTTCACAACAGAGCAACCTCTAAGCTGctgtacaaacaacatgcagtacTGGGGGCAGAAAGCCTTCTCCAAACCCTCCGATTCAAAGAAGAGTTCatcttgtaaaatctgaaatgagaagtgtttttaaaagagaaatgttctctgttgtaaacaagtctccctccccctccctcttcttcctgctctcaaacacagccagctccactctgactctatatttcctggttccctcccctttagatctacaagtTGAGGATGGGTGTCACCAACAAGAGCTGAcgttcactgaacaaacacatgctgtgcagATCAGAGGTGGAGCTAGTCTGATTTCTcaggaagtgaaactcagacagttgttgttaccgagaggagaaatggcgcagaaaggagttcagctgggCAAGGAAACTATTtcttgttcgatctgtctggatctgCTGAAGGATCCAGTGACTACTAGCTGTGGAcatagttactgtatgaactgtattaaaagccactgggacaCAGAGGATAagaagacaatctacagctgccctcagtgcaGACAGGCcttcacaccgaggcctgtcctgaggaaaaacaccatgttggcagttttagtggaggagctgaagaagactggactccaagctgctcctgctgatcactgctttgctggatctgaagatgtggcctgtgatgtctgcaccgggaggaaactgaaagcctgtaagtcctgccTGCAGTGTCcggcctcttactgtgagaaacacctccagcctcattttgaagcagctccattaaagaaacacaagctggtggagccctccaagaagctccaggagaacgtctgctctcgtcataatgaggaaatgaaagtattttgtcgtactgatcagcagtctatctgtctcctctgtttaatgaacGAACAGAAAGGTCacgacacagtctcagctgcagcagaaaggagcgagaagcagagagagctcggggtgagtcgacaaaacatccagcagagaatccaggacagagagaaagatgtgaagctgctccaacaggaggtggaggctatcaatggctctgctgataaaacagtggggaacagtgagaagatcttcactgagctgatccgtctcatggagaaaagacgctctgatgtgaagcagcaggtcagatcccagcagcaaactgaagtgagtcgagtcagagagcttcaggagaagctggagcaggagatcactgagctgaagaggagagacgctgaactggagaagctctcacacacagaagatcacaaccagtttctacacgactacccctcactgtcaccactcagtgaatctacaccctcatccagcatcaagctccgtcctctgaggtactttgaggatgtgacagcagctgtgtcagaagtcagagataaactacaggacgtcctgagagagaaatggacaaacatctcacagacagagactgaagtggatgttttactgtcaggaccagaaccagaaccagagcccaagaccagagctgagttcttaaaatattcatgtgacatcacactggatccaaacacagcatacacacagctgttattatctgatgagaacagaaaagtaacagcaATGAGAAAAGATCAGTcgtattctagtcacccagacagattcactgattggcgtcaggtcctgagtaaagagagtctgatgggacgttgttactgggaagtggagttgagaggAAGAGTTtttgtagcagtcacatacaagaatatcagcagagcagggagctcAGATGAATGTAGGTTTGGAtataatgacaaatcttggatgttagattgtaaaaacaacagttataacttttggtacaacaaagtcaggactcctgtctcaggtcctcagtcctccagagtaggagtgtacctggatcacagagcaggtattctgtccttctacagcatctctgaaaccatgactctcctccacagagtccagaccacattcactcagcctctacatgctggactcaggTTATATTAttctcctggagactctgctgagttgtgtaaactgaaatagacagaagtcattaacgagacagatgtttaacttgctgtgtttcaaatcttcaacttgatttttattcatgctcgttgctgagatctgatcgtggtcacctgtcaatcaaactttatgggcggtcctttgacctcttctcgtctgttctgtaaatgtttgagtgtctttaagtgacactccttcctgtgtctgtttagccgtggactctttcactgctcaggatgacttttgttcacctgaactgacatttctctgcgtgaaaatatcaacttctctccactctccatgtttgattatttgtattcatacatttatatgctgttgtttctgttctgattcatgagtctgaagagagagagcagcaaacttttctttaatgttgattttctcttctcaccactttgtacatttgtagaaaatctataaaatcacacttaaagaaatgagttagtcagaataaatgttgttgttcatattcaaagtaaagtaaaaaatgtcctctgaggtattttaaaactgtaatcctcctgattaaatcaataaggagTTAAATCATCGTTTTCTTTGAGTGGAGattctgatcaaacaaactgattgtgtgaatgtgttcatgaaatgattgaacaagagacattgaacacactttactgatttaatgtttgaacaaactgaagtttgtcATCCTGAATtaacacaagaacaaaatgttttcttctcgtcttcatTGCAGGGTGTCGTAAGAAGCTGATGGAGAGTCAAACTCAGtcactttgttcatgtgttggtgtttagagctgaagagcgtctgtcactcactctctgttcCTTCAGCTCTCCTCACTAAAAAAGATTTGCTTTTGAGGAATGAGCAGAGttctctttaacattttgacgtctaaaaacattttgacagacttttctttcctatatttccaatgtgtcctgaatgcagcatcagaatcagaagaatcagaatcagctttattggccgcgtatgctttcacacacaaggaatttgacttcattaaaacaatactctctatgcacaaaaaggacaacattaaattacaacaataaacacaatgtaaGCAAAGACTAACACGTACAAGGCTCGATGAGAGAATAGTGCAGTGTTGGGTCGAGCAAACATGCTGAGATAACttgtaataaaatatatatatatatatatgtaacagaTGAGTTCATTTACTTGAGGAAGAGttgtaacagtatttacattgagcggtgtgattgattgatatcaagggaggataataatacagatgctttcctgcagagagtaaaaatcaccacaagagggcgccttCATCCTGCTAACCAGGGTTGTAAAGATCACCTGAActcagtttgtgcagaagagagtgatgtgaaaagaagtCAAACTACTTAAAGTTATTCACTAATTCCCTCTGAtcttgttaggtgggggttatttctgtatgagatggacaattatgtaattgtgaaacagactgtggatcatctcagatttattcagccatggtcagacaacacagaaacacaacacacatggctgacaaagtgcagaccatcgctgacccatgctgaccaagatctcacaatcattgacaatcattggcaaagtggccatcatgggcaaaatgacaaaatggcaaaatcttcatcacacagtgttgcttatattctgctagaaggtacagcccacaaattcctttccatttgggtacatcactataaaacaataaagatgacatgacactgatttgtatacgtaacagatgtagactcagTGTagacagttgctgacaacatatagttggctcctatccatttatagatctgctactacttaggtgcttcacccatataaggttaacgcttcacagacccaaaagaagaattactgtgagatggttgacacaatttaaagatatgtccacaaaattatcaagatcaatgaatccatgaaaatacgtactaacagattttcattcatatacatctgtccctggattctgctgccattcttctccatattaccaagtgtatttatgtcatttctaGTCAACAATACACTTATTAAAAgacacaatcacctgacaggtccagaaaaacctcttcaagatacaaaataaaacctggattgcttttaatctgtaaaaatattgctaatgcagcaagcaaatttaacttgtttaaatgttaaaaggtgtcatcaagtcaaatttgcgtaaatatattttttcacttttaacaaacagttcagacctttattttttttagttatatatcttgaaataagatgtttatccaGACTTTTCAGGTGACCATGGTTTACAATAAGTGTATTGAGCTGCTTTTGACGTTATCAGCCTTCTTAGTAAGATTTTAGTGTTAATTGAGGCCTCACTTGGAGACTGAACCAGCTTATTTTaggcattacaaaataataaatccaattaaaaaggagagttttcagggaaataaatacattttttacaaaattaaactgttataaaagaaacaaaaagacaaactttcattCACTCAGGGTTTTAGGGATTAGAGAGTCGCGTATAAGAAGTTCCTCTCTTCACTAAGAGTGATGGACGAGTGAGCGGCACACCTACCGATAtatatgacagaaaaataagatGGAAAATGACATTAACCATCGTGACatcaacagaaaagacagatgtagattgataaaagtagaaatataagctcagaaaatgataaagagtgaaatatagaGCCATCACGGAGcggttatttttaatgttttaaatatagctaataaatgtaaagaaaaggcaGGCCTGGTTAAAGCTCTCTACATGGGAACAAGAAGGTATGATTTAGAGCTGCAACATAAGCCCATCAATCAATTAGTCAAAAGAAATTATgccatacattttaattaattataaaacattccagatgtttcagatttcagattctGAAATGCCAGGATTTCATGATTTTCatgattataaattaaatactttttaggttttgttctgttgttttggcCAGAAGAATACATTCAAAGATGTCacttcttcatctttctcttcctcgGCTCCAGGTTCTTCGAGTCCATCTTTTTGCACCAGAGCCTGGTGATGTTCCAGATCGACCAGAAGACGAAGGACTGCTCAAAGATCTCTCTGACCGAGGCCTGGGATCTCTTCGACAACCCAGCCAACTCCACCTTCGAGGACCAGTACATCATCGGAGGCCCCGGGGACAACGTGGAGGTCCAGGAGTGGTCGGACAGGAAGCCGGCACGCCAACGTAAAcctggtttttaaaatattttttaaacacaacaccagaaaggacatgcacagacagaaagtcataatcaaagaaataagtCAGTGTTAACTGCCagtgacagggatagtctcccactgtgaggtgcatatgtgaacatccAGGTCGAGAGAATATCCAGATCACTCCTCCTGAAATGACGGCTTAGGGTGCAGCCAGCCTGACACCAAAATCAAACCTTCCAAATGACATAAAGTAGGTTTATCTGTGGTAAACACATTGTCAcaatccaggccatcagtggtgatggcaatggtgaatgtgtggtgTTGTGGCTAAACAAAGACCACCAACCAAAGTGAGtgttgacaagagagagagagagagagagactaagaaACCAGCTTATACACCAAGGCCCAGTCTGCCCAGGTGCAtgacattcaattcaattcaattcaatttatttgtatagcgtcaactcataacaagtgttatctcaagacactttacaaaaagcaggtaaaagaccttactctttgtctcttAACGTcacaaaaaagcaggtaaaaagaccttactcattgttatgttacaaaagagcaggtaaaaagaccttacttattgctatgttacaaagatccggcctatccatcatgagcaatttaacaaagcagcaaaagttacagtggtaagaaaaaagtggcttattaaaaggcagaaatcttcggccggatccccggctcatgacgaaacagccttcacaggactagactgcgccggggttggaaagggatagggggagagatgggataagatgcaggaagagggatagggagcaagggggtggggggaggcaaaccgtccatcaacaatttggtgggggggggggggggggttgttctggcaggctgtcaaccaacgatcttgaggagcctaagagagctcaagagctctcaggaaagtaggtggttagtgactgagatttacagatagatacatgcagtaatatgatgtactgtatatgcacagagagagagagatagagagagagagagaggagctcaaggtgccagttcccccggtatactaagcctatagcagcataactaagagctggtctacaccagcactaactataagatttatcaaaaaggaaagttttaagtctattcttaaaaatacagactgtgtccgcctcccggaccccggctggaaggcggttccagaggagaggagaccgataactgaaggctttacctcccatagtacacttagggactgtaggtaccactaccagcctgcactccgggaccaaaatgttctcgagggacagtacggcactagtagctccttaagataagatggtgtctggccatttagagctttgtaagtgagaagaaggatcttgaattctattctagactgtatagggagccagtgcagacaAGCCAAGACagtcgtaacaaggtttccgtTGGTGAACCTGCAGATGGATCATTACCGGTAGATCCctgcacccgaggccgcgtggcccctcggtgtcGGCAGCGGGTCATCACTCTCTCCCTCATCAAAGTAACTGGCTCCACCCCTTTCTACCTGAAGacaacctgagtggggagagatacaagacaacaggaggagcactgacACAGTCAGGGGTCGTCAGAACAGACTACGATCTTTTGCACTTCCATATCTGCTCAGTTTTTCAACACCTTGCGTTTAATGGAGGacatctgtgttaaaaacagttaaaggcttaatatgtgattattcacacttaaatgtagaaatcaagtatatcctctgaaaataactctgagagtcatgactgtctacaatgggtgtaacacccgagtcccactgtctgtgatgttttcagagtcctatcttcactttgtttacatcgccgggacggccggctgactcctcccctcacttataaaagttgtttaattgagggactagagaaaagaagaataacatactgtactcactgcttaactgtgtttctagatcacgctcatttcaggtaaatttacatgcagtgtgaagataccagcataataaagatcgctagcattagcatgctaacacaacaatgcagcacgagttgatttggtttcatgctggtgctcaagggcgacatctgctggatcaaaaaaattgcatataaagcctttaaacatcttttagattctgtggtaactttaaaacacaaagtgtccgtGCTGCTTGAATCCAGTGTTTGTGTACGTTCTTCCTgaagctgcttcacaataaaagtgaaGCTTCATCAGATTTAAGGAGCAACTTCTGCTGGATATGAACCTCCAGTTCCTCTTAGAGCTGCTGtgacctttttctcatctctccACCAGATGAGACCTGGGTGGGCGTTTACACCCTGAAGGACTGCTACCCCGTGCAGGAGACCTACGCCAGGAACAgcagcatcaccacctccacCCGCTTCTTCAACCTGCAGCTGGGCATCAGCGACCCCGACGTCTTCACCCCGCccagcacctgtcaatcagctcGGCCTGAGAGGATGTCGGAGTCCGGCTGCTGAATGCCCTCACCTTTAATCTTAAATACTTAAACGGGATAATCTCGCTGAATTCTTCTGTTACATAaatgtctgtgaggtcacaatCGTTTGTCTGATGAGTTAACACAAGAAGAGTTTTTATTCAGCAAAGATCTAATTAATGACTTCTGACGATGAAACTGTTTAAATGCTCctgtgactgtttgttttcctgagttTGGAAGTTGTTTTTCCAGCTTTGGTGTGAATGCAGGAGTAAACCAGTTCTTTCAGTAAGCGCCGgctgtcacagaaacagcctatgAGTCACTTAGTtactgctggctgctgttttctattATTGATTCTAATAACATTTAATTCACTAACTACTTACGACTcgcttttgctgtttgtgtgagaagcttCAAATCAATGTGAGCATGACAAGAATGCCAATCTGTCCGTGGTCAGCCCCGCCCTGCATGCTCTGAGCGTGACAGAGTGTGGAGGCGGGGAGCAGGCTTCAGTGTTGCATACATACAAGCAGAATATttgaagacaagaggaagaattgCATTTATCTGCACAGAGAGGGCTCATCGTCATCACAagctgcttcagaaaacaccGGTGGCAGCAAAGTGACGCCTGCACAGTAAGCATTACAAATacgtttcccagcatgcaacacagacatttatgagtttaatgattgacttttatgaagcctgcattgcactttcacaacagagcaacctctaagctgctgtacaaacaacatgcagtacTGGGGGCAGAAAGCCTTCTCCAAACCCTCCGATTCAAAGAAGAGTTCatcttgtaaaatctgaaatgagaagtgtttttaaaagagaaatgttctctgttgtaaacaagtctccctccccctccctcttcttcctgctctcagacacagccagctccactctgactctatatttcctggttccctcccctttagatctacaagtTGAGGATGGGTGTCACCAACAAGAGCTGAcgttcactgaacaaacacatgctgtgcagATCAGAGGTGGAGCTAGTCTGATTTCTcaggaagtgaaactcagacagtcgttgttaccgagaggagaaatggcgcagaaaggagttcaccTGGACCgggaggccttctcttgttccatctgtctggatctcctgaaggatccggtgactactacctgtggacacagttactgtatgaactgtattaaaagccactgggataaagaggatgagaagacaatctacagctgccctcagtgcagacaggacttcacaccgaggcctgtcctgaggaaaaacaccatgttagcagttttagtggaggagctgaagaagactggactccaagctgctcctgctgatcactgctatgctggacctgatgatgtggcctgtgatgtctgcaccgggaggaaactgaaagcctgtaagtcctgtctgcagtgtctggcctcttactgtgagaaacatctccagcctcattttgaagtagctccattaaagaaacacaagctggtggagccctccaagaagctccaggagaacgtctgctctcgtcataatGAGGagatgaaagtattttgtcgtactgatcagcagtctatctgtctcctctgtttaatggacgaacacaaaggtcatgacacagtctcagctgcagtagaaaggagcgagaagcagagagagctcgaggtgagtcgacaaaacatccagcagagaatccaggacagagagaaagatgtgaagctgcttcaacaggaggtggaggctatcaatggctctgctgataaaacagtagggaacagtgagaagagcttcactgagctgatccgtctcatggaggaaagacgctctgatgtgaagcagcaggtcagatcccagcagcaaactgaagtgagtcgagtcagagagcttcaggagaagctggagcaggagatcactgagctgaagaggagagacgctgaactggagaagctctcacacacagaagatcacaaccagtttctacacaactacccctcactgtcaccactcagtgaatctacacactcatccagcatcaagatccgtcctctgaggttctttgaggatgtgacagcagctgtgtcagaagtcagagataaactacaggacgtcctgagagagaaatggacaaacatctcacagacagtgactgaagtggatgttttactgtcaggaccagaaccagagcccaagaccagagctgagttcttcaaAAATTCATGTGACAGCactctggatccaaacacagcatacacacagctgttattatctgatgagaacagaaaagtaacattaatgagtaaacaacagtcttattctagtcacccagacagattcactcaTTAtcttcaggtcctgagtaaagagagtctgactggacgttgttactgggaagttgAGTTGAGAGGAAGAgtttctgtagcagtcacatacaagaatatcagcagagcagggagctcagatgaatgttggtttggacgtaatgacaaatcttggatGTTATATTGTGACAACAACAGTTATTACTTTTGGTACAACCATGTCaggactcctgtctcaggtcctcagtcctccagagtaggagtgtacctggatcacagagcaggtattctgtccttctacagcatctctgaaaccatgactctcctccacagagtccagaccacattcactcagcctctacatgctggactcaggTTTTAttctcctggagactctgctgagttgtgtaaactgaaatagacagaagtcattaacgagacagatgtttaacttgctgtgttttcaatcatcaacttgatttttattcatgctcgttgctgagatctgatcgtcgtcacctgtcaatcaaactttatgggcggTCCTTTGACCTCTCctcgtctgttctgtaaatgtttgagtgtctttcagtgacactccttcctgtgtctgttttgccgtggactctttcactgctcaggatgacttttgttcacctgaactgacatttctctgcgtgaaaatatcaacttctctccactctccatgtttgattatttgtattcatacatttatatgctgttgtttctgttctgattcatgagtctgaagagagagagcagcaaacttttctttaatgttgattttctcttctcaccactttgtacatttgtagaaaatctataaaatcacacttaaagaaatgagttagtcagaataaatgttgttgttcatattcaaagtaaagtaaaaaatgtcctctgaggtattttaaaactgtaatcctcctgattaaatcaataaggagTTAAATCATcgttttctgtgagtggagattctgatcaaacaaactgattgtgtgaatgtgttcatgaaatgattgaacaagagacattgaacacactttactgatttaatgtttgaacaaactgaagtttgacatcctgaataaacacaagaacaaaatgttttcttctcgtcttcatTGCAGGGTGTCGTAAGAAGCTGATGGAGAGTCAAACTCAGtcactttgttcatgtgttggtgtttagagctgaagagcgtctgtcactcactctctgttccttcagctctcctcactaaaaaacatttgcttttgAGGAATGAGCAGAGttctctttaacattttgacgtctaaaaacattttgacagacttttctttcctatatttccaatgtgtcctgaatgcagcatcagaatcagaagaatcagaatcagctttattggccgcgtatgctttcacacacaaggaatttgacttcattaaaacaatactctctatgcacaaaaaggacaacattaaattacaacaataaacacaatgtaaGCAAAGACTAACACGTACAAGGCTCGATGAGAGAATAGTGCAGTGTTGGGTCGAGCAAACATGCTGAGATAACttgtaataaaatatatatatatatatgtaacagaTGAGTTCATTTACTTGAGGAAGAGttgtaacagtatttacattgagcggtgtgattgattgatatcaagg from the Labrus bergylta chromosome 4, fLabBer1.1, whole genome shotgun sequence genome contains:
- the LOC136179031 gene encoding tripartite motif-containing protein 16-like, encoding MAQKGVHLDREAFSCSICLDLLKDPVTTTCGHSYCMNCIKSHWDKEDEKTIYSCPQCRQDFTPRPVLRKNTMLAVLVEELKKTGLQAAPADHCYAGPDDVACDVCTGRKLKACKSCLQCLASYCEKHLQPHFEVAPLKKHKLVEPSKKLQENVCSRHNEEMKVFCRTDQQSICLLCLMDEHKGHDTVSAAVERSEKQRELEVSRQNIQQRIQDREKDVKLLQQEVEAINGSADKTVGNSEKSFTELIRLMEERRSDVKQQVRSQQQTEVSRVRELQEKLEQEITELKRRDAELEKLSHTEDHNQFLHNYPSLSPLSESTHSSSIKIRPLRFFEDVTAAVSEVRDKLQDVLREKWTNISQTVTEVDVLLSGPEPEPKTRAEFFKNSCDSTLDPNTAYTQLLLSDENRKVTLMSKQQSYSSHPDRFTHYLQVLSKESLTGRCYWEVELRGRVSVAVTYKNISRAGSSDECWFGRNDKSWMLYCDNNSYYFWYNHVRTPVSGPQSSRVGVYLDHRAGILSFYSISETMTLLHRVQTTFTQPLHAGLRFYSPGDSAELCKLK
- the LOC136179030 gene encoding tripartite motif-containing protein 16-like; this encodes MAQKGVQLGKETISCSICLDLLKDPVTTSCGHSYCMNCIKSHWDTEDKKTIYSCPQCRQAFTPRPVLRKNTMLAVLVEELKKTGLQAAPADHCFAGSEDVACDVCTGRKLKACKSCLQCPASYCEKHLQPHFEAAPLKKHKLVEPSKKLQENVCSRHNEEMKVFCRTDQQSICLLCLMNEQKGHDTVSAAAERSEKQRELGVSRQNIQQRIQDREKDVKLLQQEVEAINGSADKTVGNSEKIFTELIRLMEKRRSDVKQQVRSQQQTEVSRVRELQEKLEQEITELKRRDAELEKLSHTEDHNQFLHDYPSLSPLSESTPSSSIKLRPLRYFEDVTAAVSEVRDKLQDVLREKWTNISQTETEVDVLLSGPEPEPEPKTRAEFLKYSCDITLDPNTAYTQLLLSDENRKVTAMRKDQSYSSHPDRFTDWRQVLSKESLMGRCYWEVELRGRVFVAVTYKNISRAGSSDECRFGYNDKSWMLDCKNNSYNFWYNKVRTPVSGPQSSRVGVYLDHRAGILSFYSISETMTLLHRVQTTFTQPLHAGLRLYYSPGDSAELCKLK